The genomic stretch GTTTAGCGTAGTAAAATGCATAGCCACTTTACCACCCATACTGTGGCCAATAATGTTTGCTTTTTCAATATTGTGCTCTTCCAAATATTCCAACAAGTCATCACTCATGGCTTCATAAGAAAACACATCACTATGAGGACTGCGTCCATGGTTGCGCATGTCCAGTAAATGAACCTCATACTCTTTTGACCATTTTCGGCCTAAAGTCTGCCAATTATCGCCCATGCCAAATACGCCATGCATGATGATGAGAGGAGTGCCTTCGCCAGATATTTGAGAATATAGTTTCATTATAATTTGAATTTATTGACTTGTGCTCTAAAAGCTTCTTGAAACAAATGTTTTGAGCTGCAAAGAAAAGAGCTTTTTGATAATAAAATCCTTAAGGACTCAAAACCCCTAATGCATGCTGTGTGGCCAGTTCCGCTTTTTGATTTTTAGCAGTTAACTCCACCAGCTTAATTTGTGCATTGATATAAGCCATCTCTCGTGAGTTTATCATAAAAAGCGAGCTCTCACCAATATTGAAGAGCCTGTTTTCGCCTTGCAAAAGTTGATTATAATTCTGTGTTGTTTTTCGATATTGATTCACTTGGTTGGCGGTAGTGTTCCATGAGTTAATGGTATTGATGGCTTTGTTTTGCAGCTCAGCTTTTTTGGTACTCCTTTGCAACTCTGTTTCGGTAATCTTCAGTTTCGCCAATTGCAGTCCTGCGCGTTCTTTTCTTAGCAAAATAGGCATGCTAAAAGACAGCCCCCATTTGTAGTTGTTGATGCTATAATTTTCCATTACATCCCCATTTATTGGTTCGGCTATGGCGTTATAATTTAAGTCAACAGTGGGTTTAAGCTGCTCTTGTTTCCATCGCCTTTCTACCTGAAGCTCTTGCACTTTATAATTATATATTAAAAACTGTGGGTGAGAATCAATTAGGCTGTCCATTTGGCCCACTAACTCAGGCCGTACAGTAGTAGAGCTTATTGTTTGCGAAGATGGAGGAGTGGTATTGTCTTCTAGTTCCAATGGAATATTACCATCCTGCCAAAGAAATACACCCAGCTGGGCCGTTGCATTTTGATATTCAAGCTCTGCATCCCATAAAGACACTTGGCGATTTTGTACCTGAATACTTGCTTCAAGTGTATCAATGTAAGGCCTGTCACCTAGCTGTGCACTTCTTTGTATAGCTTCAAATCGGAGCTGTGCGGTGGTGTAAGCCTCTTTGTACACCAATAGTTTATTAAAGCTTTCAAACCATGCCCAATAGGTTTTACCAGCTTCGTAAAGCAAATCATTCAGCATGGCTTTTTGTTCTGCCTGAGTACTCTGAGCATAAATTTGAGCTTTGCGCAAAGCCGCTCTTCGTTCGTCAATAAACAAACCCTGACCAAGCGGCACCGAGATTCCAGCATACCAAAGCCCAGCATCGGGCACGTAATGCTCCGGATTCAAGTACTTGCCCTCATTTAGTTCATAACCTCCTTTTAGCTCCACGCCAAACCAAGTTGGAACTTTTAGTCCAGCATCTATCAAACTATAATACTTGTCTCCCGAAAAATATTTCTGATTCACATCTGCTCCAGCTTTTGGTTCAAAACCTGCTCGGGACTGTAGCAAGGTGGCTTCACCAAAACTAGAACGGAGCTGAGCCTGCAATGCTAATGGATGGTGCTCACTAACCCGGTCTGTATATTCCTCAAAAGTGAGTACGGTGTCGGGCTGCTGAGCTGTTGCAAGGTTGATTTGCAAAAACACAAAAACCAGTAATATTAACCTTATTACTTTCATTTTTCAGCAGGTTTTTGTGGTGAAGCAGCTTTGTAATAATCCGGAGGGAAACCATTGAACCTACGCCACAGTTCGTACCAAATCATCACATCTTTTAATAGGAGCATATTTCGTACTCCTCCACCTACACGAAGGGCTTCAGGCCAGGGTTCAGCTTCTGGGTCTGGGGCTACCAGTAAGCGAAATTTACCATTGGGACTGATGAAGTTATCAATGGCAAATACCTTTCCGCCAAAGGTGCCGTAGCTGGTGTTGGGCCACCCTGAAAATACAATGGCGGGCCATCCATCAAATTGCAATCTTACTTTTTGACCTTTTTCAATCAAGGGTAAATCTATAGGGTCAACGTACATGGCTACAGCCAAATCATACTCTGATGGCATGATGCTCACAATTTCGCTGCCTTCTTTTATGGTTTCGCCAATACCGGATTGGATAGCCTGCGTAACATAACCACTCTGAGGCGCTGTGATGTAATAATACCCAGCTCGAACGGAGTAGTTTTTGAGCTGATTCTCCATTTTGTTAACTGTAATTTCGGCATCGTACATATTGCTCATTGCCGTGTATTTGTCACTCTCCGCTTTGGCAATGGCATTTCGGTATTGGGTTTCCAAGGACACAATTTCTACTTGAGCATTAAGCAATTCATTGCGGGTGGTCAACAATTTATTCTCAGCAGAAATCAACTCAGCTTTCGCCTTTTGAGCCTTTAGTTTTCTCGACTCCAGGTCGGTAAGTGATTTTAAACCTTCCTGTTGAAGTTGCTCCATACGCTTCAATTGTTCTTCGGCAATGTTTGCATTGATACGCGCAGCTTCCAAATCGATACTGTCGGTCGCAATTTTGAGTTCAGCTTGGCGAAGCTTATTTTCTGTTTGCTCAAGCTTCAACTTGCTGGTTTCTTTTAAAGCTGCAATTTGAGCCGTTAGAGCTTTTACTTTTTCATTGTAAGCTTTTACGCCTTCTTGCTTAGATCCAAGTTGCTTTTCAGTTCGAGGTAATAATTCGGGATCAAAATATGCGTCCTTTACTTCAGAAATAAAAAGGATCGTATCACCTTTTTCTACAAAATCACCTTCTTGCACGTACCACTTTTCAATACGTCCGGCTATGATGGAATGTATAGTTTGCGGACGTTGATCAGGCCTTACTGTAGTTACCGTTCCTGGTGCTTGTATATTTTGAGTCCAAGGTAGGAGCAGGGTGAGAAAAAGCAAAATTGAAAGGCCGATAAGA from Owenweeksia hongkongensis DSM 17368 encodes the following:
- a CDS encoding TolC family protein, encoding MKVIRLILLVFVFLQINLATAQQPDTVLTFEEYTDRVSEHHPLALQAQLRSSFGEATLLQSRAGFEPKAGADVNQKYFSGDKYYSLIDAGLKVPTWFGVELKGGYELNEGKYLNPEHYVPDAGLWYAGISVPLGQGLFIDERRAALRKAQIYAQSTQAEQKAMLNDLLYEAGKTYWAWFESFNKLLVYKEAYTTAQLRFEAIQRSAQLGDRPYIDTLEASIQVQNRQVSLWDAELEYQNATAQLGVFLWQDGNIPLELEDNTTPPSSQTISSTTVRPELVGQMDSLIDSHPQFLIYNYKVQELQVERRWKQEQLKPTVDLNYNAIAEPINGDVMENYSINNYKWGLSFSMPILLRKERAGLQLAKLKITETELQRSTKKAELQNKAINTINSWNTTANQVNQYRKTTQNYNQLLQGENRLFNIGESSLFMINSREMAYINAQIKLVELTAKNQKAELATQHALGVLSP
- a CDS encoding HlyD family secretion protein, whose protein sequence is MLNISPKSVTKMVSRRNLSSLRYVESKKSGKVFIKILIGLSILLFLTLLLPWTQNIQAPGTVTTVRPDQRPQTIHSIIAGRIEKWYVQEGDFVEKGDTILFISEVKDAYFDPELLPRTEKQLGSKQEGVKAYNEKVKALTAQIAALKETSKLKLEQTENKLRQAELKIATDSIDLEAARINANIAEEQLKRMEQLQQEGLKSLTDLESRKLKAQKAKAELISAENKLLTTRNELLNAQVEIVSLETQYRNAIAKAESDKYTAMSNMYDAEITVNKMENQLKNYSVRAGYYYITAPQSGYVTQAIQSGIGETIKEGSEIVSIMPSEYDLAVAMYVDPIDLPLIEKGQKVRLQFDGWPAIVFSGWPNTSYGTFGGKVFAIDNFISPNGKFRLLVAPDPEAEPWPEALRVGGGVRNMLLLKDVMIWYELWRRFNGFPPDYYKAASPQKPAEK